From a region of the Coffea arabica cultivar ET-39 chromosome 3e, Coffea Arabica ET-39 HiFi, whole genome shotgun sequence genome:
- the LOC113736282 gene encoding S-adenosyl-L-methionine:benzoic acid/salicylic acid carboxyl methyltransferase 2-like — translation MEVIDVLRMNGGIGDTSYANNSLVQQKVILMTRPITEAAITDLYCSLFPKSISIADLGCSSGPNTFLAVSELIKTVEKKRKILGQKSPEYHVYLNDLPSNDFNTIFKSVPRFQENLKLQMESEFGPCVFAGVPGSFYQRLFPAKSLHFVHSSYSLQWLSQVPELEEVNKGNIYMACSSPPSVIKAYIDQFEKDFSTFLSCRAEELVTGGRMVLTILGRKSEDPCSKDGCYIWDLLALALKQMISEGLIEEKKLDSFNIPQYTPSPAEVRSLVEMEGSFTVDRLEATEIHWNAHDSEYFEFDEFKDGGYNVAKCMRAVAEPLLVSHFGEGIIEEVFSRYKKILSDRMSKEKTQFINVIVSLAKRA, via the exons ATGGAGGTGATTGATGTTCTTCGCATGAATGGAGGGATTGGAGATACAAGTTATGCAAACAACTCATTGGTTCAG CAAAAGGTGATACTAATGACCAGGCCAATAACAGAAGCAGCCATTACTGATCTCTACTGCAGCCTCTTCCCCAAAAGCATCAGCATTGCAGACTTGGGATGTTCATCTGGACCTAACACTTTTCTGGCAGTTTCTGAGCTTATCAAAACTGTCGAGAAGAAACGCAAAATTTTAGGACAAAAATCTCCGGAATATCATGTATATCTGAATGATCTTCCTAGCAATGATTTCAACACCATTTTCAAGTCTGTGCCACGGTTTCAAGAAAATCTGAAGCTGCAGATGGAATCAGAGTTTGGACCATGTGTTTTCGCTGGAGTTCCTGGTTCATTCTACCAAAGGCTCTTCCCCGCCAAAAGTCTTCATTTTGTTCACTCATCGTATAGTCTTCAATGGCTATCCCAA GTCCCTGAATTGGAAGAGGTTAACAAAGGAAACATTTACATGGCATGTTCAAGCCCTCCAAGTGTGATAAAGGCATACATCGATCAGTTTGAGAAGGATTTCTCGACTTTCCTGAGCTGCCGAGCAGAAGAATTGGTAACTGGTGGCCGCATGGTTTTGACAATTTTGGGGAGAAAAAGTGAAGATCCTTGTAGCAAGGATGGTTGCTACATTTGGGACCTTTTAGCTCTGGCCCTCAAGCAGATGATTTCTGAG GGCctaattgaagaaaagaaactagATTCATTCAATATCCCACAATACACACCATCACCTGCAGAAGTAAGATCACTTGTTGAGATGGAAGGGTCTTTTACGGTTGATCGTCTCGAGGCAACTGAGATACATTGGAATGCACATGATAGTGAATAttttgaatttgatgaattcaAGGATGGTGGCTATAATGTTGCCAAATGCATGAGAGCTGTGGCTGAACCCTTGCTTGTTAGTCACTTTGGTGAGGGAATAATAGAAGAAGTGTTCTCCAGGTACAAGAAAATACTTTCTGATCGCATGTCCAAAGAGAAGACTCAGTTCATCAATGTGATTGTCTCTTTGGCTAAAAGGGCATGA